TCGAACATGCGGAGCCCGACGATGTCATAGTGCTTGCCGGGACCCGCGCCCACCACTTCGGTGAAGCTGGCGATCCCGATCCCCATCAACTCACCCTTCTTCCTCTTCTCGGCCTGCTCCTTCCTCAGCTCCTTGTAGCCGAGCTTGTCGAGCGCGACCTGCATTGCCCTGGGGTAATCGCCACTGTCGTACTCGAAGCCGGTGGCTGACATGTAGGGGAACTGCTCTGGCTGGATGAAGTTCTTGAGCCTGATCTCGGCCGGGTCCATGTTCATCTCGAGCGCGGCACTCTCGACCAGTCGCTCGATCAGGTAGGACGCCTCGGTCACCCGGAACGAGCAGCGATAGGCCACGCCGCCGGGCGCCTTGTTGGTGTAAGCGCCGTCCGTCTCGACGTGGGCAGCCGCGAGATCGTAAGAGCCAGTGACGATATGGAAGAGCCCGGCCCTGAACTTCGACGGTTGGGCGTCCGCATAGAAGGCGCCGTTGTCGCTGAGCATCTTGACCCGCAGCCCCAGCATGCGCCCGTCGTTGCGGAGCGCCAGCTCGCCCGACATGTAATAGTCGCGGGCGAACCCGGTCGAGATCAGGTTTTCGCTGCGGTCCTCGACCCACTTCACCGGCTTGCCGATCAGGAGGGAAGCGGCCGTCGCGACGACGTAGCCGGGATAGATCGGCACCTTGTTGCCGAAGCCGCCGCCAATGTCGGGCGAGATGATCCGGATGTTTTGCTCCGGCAGCCCCGCGACGATCGCGAACAGCGTGCGGTGCGCATGCGGCGCCTGCGATGTCATGTAGAGGGTGGCGTGCCCGGTCGCCGGGTTGACGTCGGCGACGATGCCGCAGGTTTCCAGCGGTGAGGGGTGGCAGCGTGGATAGAACGTATCCAGCTTGACGACCCGATCGGCCTTCGCAAAGGCCTCCTCGGTCTTCGCCTTGTCGCCCGCTTCCCAGTGATAGATATGGTTGTCCTTCTGGCCCTCTTTCTCGTCACGAATCAGGGGCGCGCCTGGCTCGAGCGCTTTCTGCGGGGTGACGACCGGCTGGAGCACTTCATAGTCGACCTCGACCAGCGCCGCGGCGTCCCGGGCGACGTACGGATCGGTCGCGATGACGCAGGCGACCTCCTGACCCTGGAAGCGCACCTTGTCGGTCGCCAGCACCGCCTGGGTGTCGCCGGAGAGCGTCGGCATCCAGGCGAGCTTGTGCTGGGCCAGCAGCGCCCCCGTCACGACCGCGACGACACCCGGCACTGCCTGGGCGGCGTCCGTGTTGATGGACTTGATCCGGGCGTGGGCAAATGGGCTGCGGTGGATGGCCATGTGCAGCATGCCGGGGAGGTTGATGTCGTCCAGGTAGTTGCCCTTGCCCCGGATGAAGCGGTCGTCTTCCTTGCGCTTGATGCTGTCGCCGATGTTGCCCTTGAGTGGGGTTTCAACAGCCATGGCTTAGCTCCTCGTCGCGGCCGTGGCCGCCTCGGGTACCGCTGCTGAGGCTCGCATCTGGGCGCCCGCGCTCTTGACCGCTTTGACGATGTTCATGTAGCCGGTGCAGCGGCAAATGTTGCCCGAGAGCGCCCAGCGGATGTCGTCGTCGGAGGGGTCCGGCTTCTCGTTCAAGAGCGCAATGCTGGTCAGCATCATGCCGGGCGTACAGAAGCCGCATTGGAGCCCGTG
This DNA window, taken from Candidatus Dormiibacterota bacterium, encodes the following:
- a CDS encoding aerobic carbon-monoxide dehydrogenase large subunit, coding for MAVETPLKGNIGDSIKRKEDDRFIRGKGNYLDDINLPGMLHMAIHRSPFAHARIKSINTDAAQAVPGVVAVVTGALLAQHKLAWMPTLSGDTQAVLATDKVRFQGQEVACVIATDPYVARDAAALVEVDYEVLQPVVTPQKALEPGAPLIRDEKEGQKDNHIYHWEAGDKAKTEEAFAKADRVVKLDTFYPRCHPSPLETCGIVADVNPATGHATLYMTSQAPHAHRTLFAIVAGLPEQNIRIISPDIGGGFGNKVPIYPGYVVATAASLLIGKPVKWVEDRSENLISTGFARDYYMSGELALRNDGRMLGLRVKMLSDNGAFYADAQPSKFRAGLFHIVTGSYDLAAAHVETDGAYTNKAPGGVAYRCSFRVTEASYLIERLVESAALEMNMDPAEIRLKNFIQPEQFPYMSATGFEYDSGDYPRAMQVALDKLGYKELRKEQAEKRKKGELMGIGIASFTEVVGAGPGKHYDIVGLRMFDSAELRVHPTGKAILKLGVKSQGQGHETTFAQIVTEELGIPAADIEVQEGDTDNTPYGLGTYASRSTPVGGAATAMVSRKLRDKAKKIAAHLLEASEADIEFDHGKFFVRGSPSKSKTIQDVAFAAYTNLPDGLEAGLEGVTYYDPPNMTYPFGTYLVVVDIDRGTGQVKVRRMVAVDDCGVRINPMIVEGQIHGGLTEGFGIAFMELITFDEEGNCLGSNFTDYLLPTSWETPKFEMGETVTPSPHHPIGAKGVGESATVGSPAAFVNAVIDAVGHLGIKNIDMPVTSDKVWEALNKVGAAE